A DNA window from Mycolicibacter terrae contains the following coding sequences:
- a CDS encoding TetR/AcrR family transcriptional regulator, whose translation MQPLGELTSPPSGAGGIREARRLETRARLFDAALTEIAQHGLAGADVSAIAAAAGVVRGTFYFHFPTKEHVLIELERNEETRIVDELGAADGDLTSVLSQVVNHVLSAKRRLGTVVLRDMLGLHFTSSRPVEDELAQHPVAEFLVGVIGRAQDCGQVSSELDGGELATFFLSGLFALLATGAHDAALLNRYVTTIVKGMESR comes from the coding sequence ATGCAGCCGCTGGGTGAACTGACCTCTCCGCCATCGGGCGCCGGGGGCATTCGGGAGGCTCGGCGACTCGAAACCCGCGCGCGACTTTTCGACGCCGCGCTGACCGAGATCGCCCAGCACGGGCTGGCCGGCGCCGACGTCAGCGCCATCGCCGCAGCGGCAGGGGTGGTGCGGGGAACGTTCTACTTCCACTTCCCCACCAAGGAACACGTCCTCATCGAACTCGAGCGCAACGAGGAGACCCGGATCGTCGATGAACTCGGCGCGGCCGACGGCGATTTGACCTCGGTGCTCTCACAGGTGGTGAACCACGTGCTCAGCGCCAAACGTCGCTTGGGAACCGTGGTTCTCCGAGACATGCTCGGGCTGCATTTCACCTCGTCTCGTCCCGTCGAAGACGAATTGGCCCAGCACCCGGTCGCGGAGTTCCTGGTGGGCGTGATCGGCCGAGCGCAGGACTGCGGGCAGGTGTCCTCGGAGCTCGATGGGGGCGAACTCGCAACATTTTTCCTCTCCGGCCTGTTTGCGTTGTTGGCCACCGGAGCGCACGATGCAGCACTTCTAAACCGTTACGTCACAACGATTGTCAAGGGAATGGAGAGCCGATGA
- a CDS encoding cytochrome P450, whose product MCAVVNATDFFGSAAIQDPYPLYDVMRRRGGVNRIGESVFYAVCGWDAVVEAVSRVEDFSSNLTATMVYHDDGTVTPFEMGQLGGPMQVLATADDPLHAQHRKLLLPHLSAKRVRVIEEFAEATAKRLWFEASGDGRIEWMSAMANRLPMMVVARLLGLPDDDVDELIRLGYATTTLLDGIVSEDQLSAAGVAAMQLSGYVLEHFEKATEDPQPGLIGDLAARTKSGELEQLPALAIMLTLFSAAGESTASLLGSAAWILATRPDVQQQLRTRPELLGAFIEETLRYESPFRGHYRHVVKDTTLAGVEVPADSRLLLVWGAANRDPEHFETPDEFRLDRSAGRGHVAFGKGAHFCVGTPLARLEAQIVLRTLLEETTWIDAATVGQWQPSILVRRLERLELDLR is encoded by the coding sequence ATGTGTGCCGTGGTGAACGCGACCGACTTCTTCGGCAGCGCCGCAATCCAGGACCCCTACCCGCTCTATGACGTGATGCGCCGCCGCGGCGGGGTGAATCGGATCGGTGAGTCGGTGTTCTACGCGGTGTGCGGCTGGGACGCCGTGGTGGAAGCCGTCAGCCGCGTCGAGGACTTCTCGTCGAACCTGACCGCGACGATGGTGTATCACGACGACGGGACCGTGACGCCCTTCGAGATGGGCCAGCTTGGTGGGCCGATGCAGGTACTGGCCACCGCGGACGATCCGCTGCACGCACAGCACCGGAAGTTGCTGCTGCCGCATCTTTCCGCGAAGCGGGTGCGGGTGATCGAGGAGTTCGCCGAGGCCACCGCGAAGCGGCTCTGGTTCGAGGCCAGCGGTGACGGGCGCATCGAATGGATGAGCGCCATGGCCAACCGGCTGCCCATGATGGTGGTCGCTCGCCTGCTCGGGCTCCCCGACGACGACGTCGACGAGCTGATCCGGCTGGGATATGCGACCACCACCCTGCTCGACGGAATCGTCAGCGAGGATCAGCTCTCCGCCGCCGGCGTCGCGGCCATGCAGCTGTCCGGTTACGTTCTCGAGCACTTCGAGAAGGCCACCGAAGACCCCCAACCGGGCCTGATCGGCGACCTTGCCGCGCGCACCAAATCCGGCGAGTTGGAACAGCTTCCGGCGCTGGCGATCATGCTCACCTTGTTCAGCGCAGCCGGTGAATCCACCGCCTCGCTACTCGGCAGCGCCGCCTGGATTCTGGCCACGCGCCCCGACGTGCAGCAGCAACTCCGAACCCGCCCCGAACTGCTGGGTGCGTTCATCGAGGAGACCCTGCGCTATGAGTCGCCGTTTCGCGGCCACTATCGCCACGTGGTCAAAGACACCACCCTCGCCGGCGTCGAGGTGCCCGCTGATTCGCGCCTGCTGTTGGTCTGGGGCGCGGCCAATCGCGATCCCGAGCACTTCGAGACCCCCGACGAGTTCCGGCTCGACCGCAGCGCCGGGAGGGGACATGTGGCCTTCGGCAAGGGCGCGCACTTCTGCGTAGGCACCCCGCTGGCCCGCCTGGAGGCTCAGATCGTCCTGCGCACGCTGCTCGAAGAGACCACCTGGATCGACGCGGCCACGGTCGGCCAGTGGCAGCCCAGCATCTTGGTGCGTCGGCTCGAACGGCTGGAGCTGGACCTCCGCTGA
- a CDS encoding TetR/AcrR family transcriptional regulator: protein MAVANDWLIGRDRRSAGAERIYTAAADLMSRRGYDGFSIDALAAIVHCSPATIYRHVGGKAAIRDAVLSRQAERILDSVRDAITGLTGSERIVTATTVALQRMRADPLAKIMSSMTGPPGTGWLTDSPVVARFAGEMVGADNPDPLAAQWLIRVFLALWYWPLKDGDAEKAAVRRFLGPPYDRDPASAG, encoded by the coding sequence ATGGCCGTGGCAAACGACTGGCTGATCGGTCGGGATCGACGCAGTGCCGGCGCCGAGCGGATTTACACAGCAGCCGCCGACCTGATGTCGCGTCGCGGCTACGACGGCTTCAGCATCGACGCGCTGGCGGCCATCGTTCACTGTTCGCCGGCGACCATCTACCGTCATGTCGGAGGCAAAGCCGCGATCCGGGATGCCGTGCTGAGCAGGCAGGCCGAACGCATCCTCGACTCGGTGCGCGACGCCATCACCGGGTTGACGGGTTCGGAGCGCATCGTCACCGCCACCACCGTCGCCTTGCAGCGCATGCGAGCCGACCCGCTCGCTAAGATCATGAGCTCCATGACCGGCCCGCCGGGTACCGGGTGGCTGACCGACTCTCCCGTCGTCGCCCGCTTCGCCGGTGAGATGGTCGGCGCCGACAATCCCGACCCGCTGGCCGCGCAGTGGCTGATCCGCGTGTTTCTGGCGCTCTGGTACTGGCCCCTCAAGGATGGCGACGCCGAAAAGGCTGCGGTACGACGTTTCCTCGGCCCGCCCTACGATCGGGACCCGGCCTCGGCAGGCTGA